TTTTACCTTGTTATGAGAAGTTGAAAGATGGAACAGCTAGATAGAATGCTCATTCTCCCATCCTTGGTTTGATCAAATCTTCTGGAGGTTTCATGAAAAGTCAAGTTTAAGTTGCTTGAATGGTACTCAAAAGTCTCTCAGTGGTGTATGAAAACTCACCAAGTACATAGTGTTAGCCTTTACATCCTATTTCcatatgtggagttcataggtagagaATGAATGTAAGGCACACTTGTATTGCATATATTGCAAAGTAAAAAACACTTGGATTGGAGGAGCAATGAGTCATACAACGAGATCAAGAAGTGTAAGTGTGTGAAAGATATATGGTAGAAGCGGTACTGCTTTTATGATTATCCTCTCTCTAGCACCTTGTATGATAGCATGGCTATATTTCTTCTTCATTTTTCTTTCTTTAtgttctctctttcttttttcataTCTCCTTTTGTATCTCATGCCTCTTTGACTTGAGTGGTTGCTAGATATGGATGCATCAAATTGCTTATGGAGTGATTTGGAGGTAGAAGATGGCATGCATGTTTCTGCGTACTTCCAGACAAAGCTCAAAACAAAAAAAGCTTTTGTAGAAAGTTAATATCATGTAgaaacatgtatggctctggtaggagattctcaccattgaggaactttaGCAAGTATTTTTGAAATAAAAACTCTTGTGATTTAATTTCACTTTGGACAAGATAAGAGCATACTCTATTCTTTGCTATGTCAATCCCACAACAACTTAAACTCGGGTCTAGCATTTGCATACCAAAAGCTTTGGTTCATAGGAAGATCATAAACCAACAAACTCAAAACTTAAGAAGAGTATTGAGTTATGGACTAAGCATTTGCAAAGTATCgacaaagcaactattcatcatttccatgtgAGAGGTTAAATCAAACGTCATTCCTAAGGTTGGGAGTTTTTATTCATAAGACTACTTTAATTAATTTCACCAAGATAGAGTGAAATTTATAACAAATTGCAAAAAAATGTAAAAGTTGTTTACGATTCATACCTCGACGCGGACAAGTTCCCCCAAGCTTGTCTCTTGCAAGAGTTGTTTTCTTCTTCAGAGATTACTCATGTTCATGGCACAAGAAGAGGTGGCTCTACTTTTTTGTCTTATGGTCATTTTATTATTATGCTACTCGTTTTATTATTGTTATCTatctttattattattactatatattttatttatttatttattttctagcATTTGGAGATAGCTTGAAAGAGGGAAAACTTATTTTTATATGTTATTTTCAAAGCTATATGCATTAACAAAATTGATTTTAGTAATTAAACATTAGAAAATTTAAAAGATAAAACAATGCATGAAAGCAAACATTGGATATATACCGATTTTACCTTCGATGGGGCTCATAGTTTTGAGCCCTTGAGTGGGACTTCTCCATGTTCATTGGTGGACGCTTTTTTGGGTCTAGGAGAAGAAGATATAGATGAAGGTTCTTCTTTCTTCCGCCATGTTTGTTCATTCTTCTTGGGATTTGATTGCTTCTTGGCGGATTCATCTACCTTCTTGGGAGGTTGCACTTTCTTTCCCATACATTCACTTTTggtgcaatgttgatggtcaaaatggtgTGTAATTAATGGCCATAACACCAATGAGGGAGTGCATGGGACTTCTACTGATCCTTGAGTGTTACTGTCCTAGGATGGTATGCTAGGTGGCTCACTAGCAggactaaagtaagcaacagacAACAAACAACACTTGGTAGCCTTACGTTTTCTAAACATCTGAACTAAGCCGAACTGGTTTCAATGTTGTCCTTGCTATCAGCACAGAAGTAGAAGACCTTCACTACATTACCATAACTGCATGGATACTTCTCTAGAATATCGTCCACAGAGTCTTTGAAATTTTTTTATGTCAAAATCGATAACTTTGTTTATGGAAAACCACCGCGCACACAAATTGGAAGCAATTGTCCTGATGTCTAGGTTGTAGCTAGTCTCCGAGTCCATCCTACATATGAACAACAACGAGTTTATATACATCTAACGAGATCAATCCTAATGAATCGATGCATTACGAGCTATATAGCAACACTATGCGAAATGAGAACTAATCGAATAGGAAAATTGGGAGCTAGTCCGAAGGCCCACCCGCTCCATTGTTCGTGATTCCTCCTCCTCACATGGTTCAATCCGTCCCCAAATCTCAAATCCGTCCTCCGCCTATCCCATGCAACGAATAGAGGGTGCATTTGTTTGGTTTATTCCCTTCCACGCCGCCGCCACTAGGGTTTTAGTGAGAGAGAGAGCTTGAGTGAATGGGAGGTGAGTGAGAGATAGGTCAAGTCAACACGAAATGGGGGAGAGTCAAGAGAGTAGGGTGTGGTGGTTTTGTTAAGCCCAACGACGAGAGGGTACCATAGACATTTTTAGTGCCATGGAGCCTTGGACCCACTTGAgggaattttttatatttttaattatttttattcaatattttaataataatcgctCCTAAATTTTTTGTGTGGATCTGACCCCTTTTGGTCGCGCCAGTGCCGCTGGCGCGACTAAATAACGCTATCGCGCCACAAGCATTGGCGCGACAATATCTGCCACGTTAGATAATGTTTCTGACGTAAAAAAAAACTTGTCACGCCACTCTCGTTGGCGTGATAGAATTGTTCTGTCGCGCCACCGGGAGTGGCGTGACAAGGCTcaaacttagaaaaatcataactcttcgATACAgcgtcggatgaagatgatttttatatgaaaattatagacctcgacgagatatacaactttatagtttcgagttttttcatttgaggaggTTAAGATGCTCAAACAAATTATCTAAAATTTCAGCAGCATAATAATCGCGTACTATCgcttgtcgcattagaaaaatagTATCTTCTTTGAGAGCTGAATTTTTTCTAAAGCGACAAGCGATGGTACGCGGTTATTATGCAGCTgaaattttatataatttttttgagaattttaacgtacttaaatgaaaaaacttaaaTTAGAAAGTTATAAATCTCgtagagatctacaatttttatataaaaatcatcttcatccgacgtCGTATCGAAGAGTTATAATtttttcaaagtttgagccttaTCACGCCATTTCCGGTTGCGCGACAGAACGATACTGTCGCGCCAACAGAAGTGGTGCGACAAGATTTTCCACGTCGGAAACGTTGTCTAAGGTGCCAGGTGTTGTTGCGCTAATGCATGTGGCGCGACAGTGTTATTTGGTCACGCCAGCGGCACCGGCGCGACCAAAAGGGTCAGAtcgacaaaaaaaaaatcaggtgcgattattattaaaatattaaataaaaaaggatttaaaaataaaaattatcCCCACTTGAGAGAGCTGAATCCCCGTTAAAATGAGATGCAAAGCAATAGCAGCGGCatggaagaagaaaaaaagctTAGAGCTATATTTCAGAAATCTTCGGAACTTTTTTAACGTAGGAAAGGAATTGTGATCTTTTATAATGGTCTAGAAGTAAAAAACTCAATTTCTTTGGTCTATCTGCGTGTGAACAATTTTGAGTGTATTTTTCTTATCTTTTCTCCGGTGATCCCGGCTTATTATGGATGGGGAAGAGGACGGATAGGCCCTAGGTGAAGGCGCATTGGTTCATTGAGGCGCCGGCACCATGGCGGCCGGCGCGTATACGATACGGAGCTGTCACTGTTGGATCAGTACCAAATCTGAGTCTACTGTCTAGTGATATACAAAGATAAGATAATATATGGCAAACCCCGACCCCTGACCAGATCATGTTCGCCTCATCAGTGCCAGCCAACTACTAATAGGTAGCACATGTAACAACAGCTTCAGACATATGTCGAGTTCAGCTACGTCAAGCCAAAATATTCCTGTCGACATCGGGATACATATTTTCAGCAACGACGACGGCGACACGCCCGTTAACCGGCGTGCCGGACCTGTTCGTGCCGTCGCCATGGGCTGCCGGCCGGCGGACGCGGACGGAGGCGCCTGCCCGGCACCTGTCGCCCCTCCAACACTGCAGTTTGGCCGCACCTTCCTGTCCCCTGCGACCGACTCCCTGCTGTGCCGCGTGCGCACAAGGCGGACCGGCCCTTCCCCTGCGCTTCGTAGCATCCGCCCCATCGTCCGCATCGAACGAGCCAGCTTTGGCGCGAGCTTTTCACACCAGTGCATTCTGTCCGCATCGAACGAGCCATGTCCAGCTCGTAGGCGTTAGACAATCAGGCACCGAGAGCGTGCCGTTGCTCCTGAGCACCTCCTCCGGCGCTGGTTATTTATCAGTTCTCGGCACTTGTTGCTGCTCCGTCCTGAGCCGTACGTGTTTATGGCGAAGGCTCTCACTCTCACTACACTTGCAGCAGCACTCTTAGTGCTGCTTGCATGTTGCCCTTGTCGGGTGCGAGGTGACGAATCTCCTGATGTCACGGCGTCGCTCGTCAGCTTCTTGACCGCGCTGGCCGGGGACGACGGCGGCCAGACGGCGATCAGGCTGGGGTGGAACGCGTCGATCAGCCCGTGTGTTCCTGGCAACAAAATCTCGCTGTGGGGCAAAACTGTCCACTGCTTCGACGCAGGTGGAAACAATGGCCACATCAAGAGGATAGACCTTGATGTACAGGGCCTGAACGGCACCATCGACGCGGCGCTGCTCTGCGCCGCGCCGGCTCTCCGCGTGGTGAACCTTTACAACAACAGCCTGCGCGGCGGCCTCCCCGAGGGCATCTCGGCCTGCTCGGGACTCACACAACTGATCGTCAGCGGCAACCAGCTCTCAGGTAACCTGCCGCCTTCCGTCGCCCAGTTGAAGAGCTTACAGGTGATAGAGGTTTCCAGAAACAACTTCTCTGGCGAACTTCCCGGCGACCTCAGCAAGCATGGGCTGGTGAGGTTCCTGGCGAACGATAACCATTTCAGCGGCACGATCCCGGACTTCAACCTCAGCAACATTCATGGCCTCAGCTTCGACGTGTCCAACAACAACCTCACCGGATCAATCCCCAAGAACGCTACCAGATTCGGCCAAGAGAGGTTCTGGCCTAACGCCGCTGGCATATGCGGCGGGCCCTTATTCGCTCCTTGCCCGGCGCCGCCGAGCTCGCCCTCCGAGGCCGACGACGGCGACGGGAAGGAGGATGACAAGGACAAGGACAAGAAAAGAACAGTGCGTAAGATCGTCATGTACCTCGGGTACGTGCTCCTGGGCGCCGCCGTACTGGCCTTCGTCCTGTACAGGATCTGCTTCAAGAAGAAGCGGAGCAAGCTGGGGCTGAAGTCCAAGCCTGGCCGAGGCCGGAGCGTGTACGACAGCAGCAGGCTGACGACGGCCACGACCACGACGTCGGCGACGACCCCGAGCAAGACGCCGGCCTACTCGCTGCCGACGTCGGGCGAGCACAGCGCGGCCGCCGATGCGGGCGGCGCGCCGGCGGCCTCGCTGGTGCTGCTGCACCGATCGGGCACGGCCTCGATCACGTCcaacgccgcggcggcggcggccaaggaGCTGCGTTTCGAGGACCTGCTCAAGTTCCCCGCGGAGCTGCTGGGCCGGGGCCGCTTCGGGAGCTCGTACAAGGTCGTCGTGCCGGGCGGCACGGCGCTGGCGGTGAAGCGCGTGAAGGACGCGGCGGTGGACGAGGAGGAGTTCCGCCGGCGGATGGAACGGGTCGGGCTCGCCAAGCACCCGGCCGTGCTGCCTCCGCTGGCGTTCTATTGCGCCATGCAGGAGAAGCTGGTGGTGTACGAGTTCCAGAGCAACGGCAGCCTCGCCAAGCTCCTGCACGGTAACATTTTTCGCCTGCAACAACTCCGCCCTCTTTTGTGCGTTCTCAACCTCTGTTTTTTTGCATGGGCGTAAATAAATAGAAGTTATAAATGAAATCCACTTCATTTTTACAAATCAGTTAGCGATGTTCAAAATATGATTATTTCCATGGTTTGGGGTCAGATATTATTTTGGCTTGGCTTCACGGTATATTTAGGTGCAAACCATTTATCATTGCTTTATTATGTTTCGATTGGGATATAAAACTTCCCATTCATGTACGAGAACGAACAATTTCATATAAA
Above is a genomic segment from Miscanthus floridulus cultivar M001 chromosome 3, ASM1932011v1, whole genome shotgun sequence containing:
- the LOC136546139 gene encoding probable inactive receptor kinase At2g26730; amino-acid sequence: MAKALTLTTLAAALLVLLACCPCRVRGDESPDVTASLVSFLTALAGDDGGQTAIRLGWNASISPCVPGNKISLWGKTVHCFDAGGNNGHIKRIDLDVQGLNGTIDAALLCAAPALRVVNLYNNSLRGGLPEGISACSGLTQLIVSGNQLSGNLPPSVAQLKSLQVIEVSRNNFSGELPGDLSKHGLVRFLANDNHFSGTIPDFNLSNIHGLSFDVSNNNLTGSIPKNATRFGQERFWPNAAGICGGPLFAPCPAPPSSPSEADDGDGKEDDKDKDKKRTVRKIVMYLGYVLLGAAVLAFVLYRICFKKKRSKLGLKSKPGRGRSVYDSSRLTTATTTTSATTPSKTPAYSLPTSGEHSAAADAGGAPAASLVLLHRSGTASITSNAAAAAAKELRFEDLLKFPAELLGRGRFGSSYKVVVPGGTALAVKRVKDAAVDEEEFRRRMERVGLAKHPAVLPPLAFYCAMQEKLVVYEFQSNGSLAKLLHGSIENSQGPLDWPARLHIAAKVADGMAFMHTMLRGGGAASNFSSGEKAAADGPIAHGNLKASNVLFTAGMDPCISEYGITAPPSAGRDSAAAFRADVYAFGVLLLELLTGKATSVQGDGAELARWVTSVIREEWTAEVFDRALLAGSGAGSTEQRMVRLLQVAMRCVDASAGSAPPPTMREVASMINSIRDEDDRSFSLEA